CGTGGGCAGCATGGTGAGCAATAAACAGATCATCCTCAGCGAAAGCGAAGAAACGGGTTAATACATCAGCTTCAGCCGGGGCATTCAGGACATCTTCTTCCTGAATGCCTGTTAAATGCCGGATGGTTTCAGATATGGGTTGATCGTAATAGACAAAGCTGTAAAACGTATCATCCGTGATCTCATTGTTTTTGATTTTCACCCCGCCAATCGAGAGAATTCTGTCTTGCTTTTGAGGGAAGAACCCCGTGGTCTCAAGGTCAAACACGGTTCCTGACAGAGCGCGAAGTGGAATATCAAGGTCCATTTTTTCTTTGGCTGCCTTCTCCGCCTCTTTTATAAATGCCGCACCCGCCGGGTTGTTCTTGTCCCCCCCTTGAACGATACCGGACAGTTGTCTGATCAGTTGAGTTACGGGATTCATGATCGGTCCCCCCTGCCGGCAAATGTAATGGCTTCATTTAAAAGGTGATTCCCTTTTTCCATCCATTTTTTCACTTTCTTTTTTTCCTCAATACTCCATGCATCGGGATCGAGAAAATGAGCGGCATTTCTGGAATCACCCGTAAAATGACGGAGCCGAAAAGATAATGCTTCTTGGAAGCAGTCTCGTGCGTTTTCTGCGTCGATTCCAGAGATCGTCAAATGATGCAGTCTGCTAAGTGTGTCGGCATCGGTGATTTGAAAAATGGGCAGCAAAGATGCGTGCAGCATGGACATATGGAAATATCACCGTTTCCCGGTAATCAAGCTGCCCCCTGAAATCTCCTTTTGTTTCCGTGAAAAGTTGACCCAGGATGCCTTTCCCCTTTTTTCGGTGCCCCACATTATCTGCCAATCGTCTGATGATCCGCGGATTCTGCTCGGCAGCATTCTGCATCAACTGTTTTTTGAATGCAGGGAAATCAACGCCATCACTGAACACAGCCCGACTGTCCAGAAAAATTGTGTAATAGCGGATCGATTCCCACGTGTCTTCTTCGACCCACTGTCTGATCTGATGGCCCCAATCTGATTCGGACTGACACCAAAGAGGTTCGCTGGCCATGATTTTTCCGTCGCAATACGGATAACCGCATGTGGCAAGTCCATCGGAAATGCGCTTTCCCCATTCAAGAAAATAGGGTTGATGTTGCACAGACCCATGAAACACAAATCCGTGGTCCTGATCACTGAATGAGGCCTGTTCCATTCTTCCGGCACTTCCCATCACAAAGAACGCAAAAGGAGCGGGGGCTTTGCCCCTCGCCCGCTCATGCTCTTGTTTGGATAGCTCAATTACTGCAGAAAGCATATGATGATGGGAAGCTTGCAGTCCTGCATGGGTATCTGCATGATGGATCTCAGGCAGCCATGCTTGTCTGATCGCTTCATAACTGTTGTAAGTGGATCGGACATCTGCTTCCGTGTTCATGTTTATGCACCTTCCTGCTTATCTTTGTTTTCCATTGGTGTAATATTTTCCGGATACCCATAGCTTCCGTGTTCACTGATGTCCAGTCCCATCAGTTCTTCTTCCTCAGATACGCGGATACCGCCCATTGTCTTGTCCATTACTTTGAGAATGATGTATGCCACAACGAAGGCATAAATACCGGAAACTGCGACACCGGTGAACTGAACTCCAAGCTGTGTTACACCGCCGCCATAGAACAGTCCTGGTAAACCACCGTTCATCTCTGCAAGGGCAGGTGTGGCAAAGAAACCGGTAGAAAGAGTTCCCCAAATACCTGCAACACCATGTACAGAAAGCGCGAAAATCGGATCGTCAATACCCATCTTATCAAAGAATACCATAGCGAGGTAAACAAGGATACCACCGACGATACCGATGACAACCGCAGCCCATGTTGCGACGAATGCCGTCGAAGCAGTAATGGCAACGAGACCGGCAAGTGCCCCGTTTAGCATCGTTGGAACATCAGCCTTGCCACGAAGAATCATGACGGTTCCCATTGCTGCAAGGGCACCTGCAGCTGCTGCAAGCTGAGTGGTGAGCGCGACATATCCGAAGAAGGCTCCTTCTACACCTAATGTACTGCCGCCATTAAAACCGAACCAACCAACCCAAAGGATCAAGACACCGAGTGCTGTGTAAACCTGGTTGTGACCCTGAAGATCATTGGAAGAACCGTCTTTATTGTATTTGCCAATACGGGGCTTCAAAATGATCGTTGCAGCAAGGGCTGCCATCGCACCGGTTAAGTGAACAACCGTTGAGCCTGCAAAGTCCTGCTTACCAAGTCCTGCTAACCAGCCGTCACCCCAGATCCAGTGTGCAACAACCGGATAAACCAGCGCTGAGAACAAGACTGCAAATACGATGTACGCCGACAACTTCGCACGTTCAGCAAATCCTCCAAAGGCGATGGTCAATGCAATGGCTGCAAAGGCCAAT
This genomic window from [Bacillus] selenitireducens MLS10 contains:
- a CDS encoding DUF294 nucleotidyltransferase-like domain-containing protein, which produces MNTEADVRSTYNSYEAIRQAWLPEIHHADTHAGLQASHHHMLSAVIELSKQEHERARGKAPAPFAFFVMGSAGRMEQASFSDQDHGFVFHGSVQHQPYFLEWGKRISDGLATCGYPYCDGKIMASEPLWCQSESDWGHQIRQWVEEDTWESIRYYTIFLDSRAVFSDGVDFPAFKKQLMQNAAEQNPRIIRRLADNVGHRKKGKGILGQLFTETKGDFRGQLDYRETVIFPYVHAARIFAAHFSNHRCRHT
- a CDS encoding exonuclease domain-containing protein; amino-acid sequence: MNPVTQLIRQLSGIVQGGDKNNPAGAAFIKEAEKAAKEKMDLDIPLRALSGTVFDLETTGFFPQKQDRILSIGGVKIKNNEITDDTFYSFVYYDQPISETIRHLTGIQEEDVLNAPAEADVLTRFFAFAEDDLFIAHHAAHEKGFMQDALWRSFRATFQRRLIDTIFLTKLQPDLRDTAELEACCRYFNIEPAGRHHALHDAKLAAELWIHSVNVMESMGIHTLKDVYRALSR
- a CDS encoding ammonium transporter — encoded protein: MDEMFLLNNVWIIVAFTLVLLMQGGFILLEAGSTRMKNAGHIAGKTIFSVGIASLVFWAVGYGFIYGEGNAFIGFSDFFYGDFTSTVDGLAGSVDFIFQLAFAAIALTIAFGGFAERAKLSAYIVFAVLFSALVYPVVAHWIWGDGWLAGLGKQDFAGSTVVHLTGAMAALAATIILKPRIGKYNKDGSSNDLQGHNQVYTALGVLILWVGWFGFNGGSTLGVEGAFFGYVALTTQLAAAAGALAAMGTVMILRGKADVPTMLNGALAGLVAITASTAFVATWAAVVIGIVGGILVYLAMVFFDKMGIDDPIFALSVHGVAGIWGTLSTGFFATPALAEMNGGLPGLFYGGGVTQLGVQFTGVAVSGIYAFVVAYIILKVMDKTMGGIRVSEEEELMGLDISEHGSYGYPENITPMENKDKQEGA